The Setaria viridis chromosome 6, Setaria_viridis_v4.0, whole genome shotgun sequence genome contains a region encoding:
- the LOC117859706 gene encoding pectinesterase/pectinesterase inhibitor produces MSTAFSDFGPLTERRRVEKQRQQRRRVMVAAGGASVVLILIVMGGAAVAYNASVQDDDASSSSTSSPSSPSGGGSGSSLLSVSKSVKMMCAQTDYRDACEKSLSKAVNASASSPKDIVRAAVAVIGDAVGKAFDRSALATGDDPRVKAAVADCKEIYQNAKDDLARTLRGIDAGGLDEVTRRGYELRVWLSAVIAHMETCIDGFPEGGLKKNMTSAMESGKELTSNALAIIEKASSFLAALHITGAASHRRLFSITEEEHVEKQPKVNYSGTFHGERDDSPAPASRRLFSFTEEEDMEKQPKVNYSGTFHGERGDSPAPESRRLLSIEEDAPPWVNGQERRLLKGNNFQGRLTPSVVVAKDGSGKFKTINDALKAMPAKYTGRYLIYVKEGVYEEYVTITKAMANVTMYGDGAMKTIITGSRNFADGLTTYKTATFNAQGDGFIAIALGFRNTAGAAKHQAVALLVQSDRSIFLNCRMDAYQDTLYAHSKAQFYRNCVISGTIDFVFGDAAAVFQNCILVLRRPMDNQQNIATAQGRADGRESTGFVFQYCRFTAESALRDASRPAIRSYLARPWREFSRTLIMESEIPAFIDKAGYLPWNGDFGLKTLWYAEYANRGPGADTAGRVNWPGYKKVIAKEEAAKFTVQNFLHAEPWLKPAGAPVKYGFWA; encoded by the exons ATGTCGACGGCATTCTCGGACTTCGGCCCGCTCACGGAGCGGCGCCGCGTCGagaagcagcggcagcagcgcaGGCGCGTCATGGTTGCCGCTGGCGGCGCGTCGGTGGTCCTTATCCTCATTGTCATGGGAGGCGCTGCCGTCGCGTACAATGCTAGCGTCCAGGACGACGACGCCTCGTCATCGTCcacctcctcgccctcctccccgTCCGGCGGCGGTTCGGGGTCGAGCCTGCTCAGCGTGTCCAAGAGCGTCAAGATGATGTGCGCGCAGACCGACTACAGGGACGCCTGCGAGAAGAGCCTGTCCAAGGCCGTGAACGCCAGCGCGTCGTCCCCCAAGGACAtcgtccgcgccgccgtggccgtgatCGGGGACGCCGTCGGGAAGGCGTTCGACCGGTCGGCGCTGGCCACGGGCGACGACCCGCGCGTGAAGGCCGCCGTCGCGGACTGCAAGGAGATCTACCAGAACGCCAAGGACGACCTCGCGCGCACGCTCCGCGGCAtcgacgccggcggcctggACGAGGTCACCAGGCGCGGGTACGAGCTCCGCGTCTGGCTCAGCGCGGTGATCGCGCACATGGAGACGTGCATCGACGGGTTCCCCGAAGGGGGCCTGAAGAAGAACATGACCAGCGCGATGGAGTCCGGGAAGGAGCTCACCAGCAACGCGCTGGCCATCATCGAGAAGGCCTCGTCGTTTCTGGCCGCGCTCCACATCACGGGGGCGGCCAGCCACCGGAGGCTGTTCAGCATCACCGAAGAAGAACATGTGGAGAAGCAGCCCAAAGTCAACTATTCGGGCACTTTCCATGGCGAGCGCGACGACAGCCCGGCGCCCGCCAGCCGGAGGTTATTCAGCTTCACCGAAGAAGAAGACATGGAAAAGCAGCCCAAAGTCAATTACTCGGGCACTTTccacggcgagcgcggcgacaGCCCGGCGCCCGAGAGCCGGAGACTGCTCAGCATCGAGGAAGACGCCCCGCCGTGGGTGAACGGGCAAGAGAGGAGGCTGCTCAAGGGCAACAACTTCCAGGGCAGGCTCACGCCCAGCGTGGTGGTCGCCAAGGACGGCAGCGGCAAGTTCAAGACCATCAACGACGCGCTCAAAGCCATGCCGGCGAAGTACACCGGAAG GTACCTGATCTACGTGAAGGAGGGGGTGTACGAGGAGTACGTGACGATCACCAAGGCGATGGCGAACGTGACCATGTACGGCGACGGCGCCATGAAGACCATCATCACCGGCAGCAGGAACTTCGCCGACGGACTCACCACCTACAAAACCGCGACCTTCA ATGCGCAGGGCGACGGCTTCATCGCCATCGCGCTGGGGTTCCGCAACACCGCCGGCGCGGCGAAGCaccaggcggtggcgctgctggTGCAGTCGGACCGGTCCATCTTCCTCAACTGCCGCATGGACGCGTACCAGGACACGCTGTACGCGCACTCCAAGGCTCAGTTCTACCGCAACTGCGTCATCTCGGGCACCATCGACTTCGTCTTcggcgacgcggccgccgtGTTCCAGAACTGCATCCTCGTCCTCCGGCGGCCCATGGACAACCAGCAGAACATCGCCACGGCGCAGGGCCGCGCCGACGGTCGCGAGAGCACGGGCTTCGTGTTCCAGTACTGCCGCTTCACCGCCGAGTCGGCGCTCAGGGACGCGTCCCGCCCCGCCATCCGCAGCTACCTCGCCCGGCCCTGGCGCGAGTTCTCGCGCACGCTCATCATGGAGTCCGAGATCCCCGCGTTCATCGACAAGGCCGGGTACTTGCCGTGGAACGGCGACTTCGGGCTCAAGACGCTGTGGTACGCCGAGTACGCGAACCGGGGGCCCGGCGCCGACACCGCCGGCCGCGTCAACTGGCCCGGGTACAAGAAGGTGATCGCCAAGGAGGAGGCCGCCAAGTTCACCGTGCAGAACTTCCTGCACGCCGAGCCGTGGCTCAAGCCCGCCGGCGCACCGGTGAAGTACGGCTTCTGGGCGTGA
- the LOC117862016 gene encoding 1-phosphatidylinositol-3-phosphate 5-kinase FAB1B, with product MMGSPEGRLVELFGAVKSWMPRRGEQSPPPPHAPQPAVAAGQPQQQPLPHDLSRDFWMPDQSCRVCYDCDAQFTILNRRHHCRHCGRVFCARCTANSVPRSPGDAAREDGERIRVCTYCFQRWLEEEAAARGDMAAQQPCSPSASVGSDKSSFTGTNGQMSSYANVSYADFASMPVHGEGNCGEDEGYPEKQLPGMEPAPTMEPAAYVDNSSDPFNFCVQRSDDEDDDYTVFRSDLEGQHLQNSDEYYGPMYFDGHQVDCSDGAKESTSPRKDVTSLVDSLGADKNEDHSVDECCNARSSSMYSMEVLDNEPVDFENNSSLWVPPEPEDEEDDLDGERDDDEGVDATGEWGYQRSTSFGSGHCRSRDKSAEEHKKAMKDIVDGHFRALVSQLLQAEKVPLIDKTGKESWLDIVTSLSWEAASLLKPDTTSKGGQMDPGGYVKVKCLACGHPSESFVVKGVVCKKNVAHRRMSSKKEKPQILILGGALEYQRVSNLLSSFDTLLQQETDYLKMAVAKIKAHQPSVVLVEKSVSRYAQDLFLEKNISLVLNIKRPLLERISRCTGAQIVPSIDYLSSQKLGRCDLFHVEKYVEEHGTAGEGGKKMLKTLMFFEGCPKPFGCTILLKGANGDELKKVKHVVQYGVFAAYHLALETSFLVDEGATLPELPLKSPIIVALPDKPSSADRSISTIPILPIPSASSPNSSLEALELRNDDLTFSSTKRMEQTALGVRSDEINVQNGHITRLLDVAPQSSIGPLVQHSNISSCQCPDCTRDVNRNMNLQYSQPGTTRHVLVNDLGALPSDSTNLLSVKSDNSFAKNSEIGYKVEDMPAAPLNVQISHDDDNAKDNSVAKTDEIPASPADNQSILVSLSSRCVWRETLCERPHLLRIKYYGNFDKPLGRFLRDQLFDQSNLCQSCELPPEAHVYCYVHPQGSLTISVRKLSVKLPGDSEHDGRIWMWHRCLRCPRVNGLPPATKRVVMSDAAWGLSFGKFLELSFSNHAAASRVASCGHSLHRDCLRFYGFGEMVACFRYASIKVHSVYLPPSKLDFTSQHQEWVEQEAKEVDDSAELLFSEVLNALHKISGGRPITGSFDGNLKILELRRNIGELEEILLAEKADFMESLKNLLKSDMRKGQPFIDILEVNKLRRHLLFLCYLWDQRLKFIANSGGKYCDALAGLRIGSGNCDFNDKSVNASAAPKLEKGSKVVEVPSIGKEGPLQQSSSHPLHGEDEGLSQAHQSNENSLRNVEELNHATSADVKDRLDNDESRIGVRRVVSDGQFPVTTDIPDTLDAKWRGQNGPAPDSTLAKPLHSAEGTGVDVKSQTKAVPSHTPTFTVRSGDAGEELLRWLKVPFMTSNSSLNTTSGSPLRFASLTEYTPKYVELFCELSQKGGARFFLPTGANDIVIPVFDDEPTSVISYALVSPMYCFQLSDESIKNREKDSSLPLPVYDSGNFNPFHLFDEFGSHYDVTSSVSGGRGSVAPDQVHLSVSFEDGGPLGKVKYNVTCYYANKFEALRRSCCPSELDFLRSISRCKKWGAQGGKSNVFFAKSLDDRFIIKQVTKTELESFLKFGTEYFKYLSESISTGSPTCLAKILGIYQVTIKHVKGGKESKMDLLVMENLLFGRNITRLYDLKGSSRSRYNADSNGSNKVLLDQNLIEAMPTSPIFVGNKAKRLLERAVWNDTSFLAGIDVMDYSLLVGVDEEKHELVLGIIDFMRQYTWDKHLETWVKSSGILGGPKNASPTVVSPMQYKKRFRKAMSAYFIVIPEQWMPAIINPSKSSSNVCEEDSQRALQE from the exons ATGATGGGATCACCGGAGGGGCGCCTTGTGGAGCTGTTCGGTGCCGTGAAGTCGTGGATGCCTCGGCGGGGCgagcagtcgccgccgccgccgcacgctccgcagccggccgtggcggcggggcagccgcagcagcagccgctgcCGCATGACCTGTCGAGGGACTTCTGGATGCCGGACCAGAGCTGCCGCGTGTGCTACGACTGCGACGCGCAGTTCACCATCCTGAACCGGCGCCACCACTGCCGCCACTGCGGCCGCGTGTTCTGCGCCCGGTGCACGGCCAATTCCGTGCCCCGCTCGCCCGGGGACGCCGCCAGGGAGGACGGCGAGAGGATCAGGGTCTGCACCTACTGCTTCCAGCGCtggctggaggaggaggccgccgcgagGGGGGACATGGCGGCGCAGCAGCCGTGCAGCCCGTCCGCTAGCGTTGGGAGCGACAAGTCCAGCTTCACGGGGACGAACGGGCAGATGTCGTCCTATGCGAATGTTAGCTACGCTGACTTTGCGTCGATGCCGGTCCACGGCGAGGGCAACTGCGGTGAGGATGAAGGCTACCCTGAGAAGCAGCTGCCTGGGATGGAGCCCGCTCCAACCATGGAGCCTGCAGCTTATGTGGACAACTCGTCAGATCCATTCAACTTTTGTGTGCAGAG gAGTGACGATGAAGATGATGACTACACAGTTTTCCGTTCAGATTTGGAAGGGCAGCACTTGCAAAATTCTGATGAATATTATGGACCTATGTACTTTGATGGCCATCAAGTTGATTGCAGTGATGGTGCAAAAGAATCGACGTCCCCAAGGAAAGATGTGACATCCTTAGTTGATTCCTTGGGCGCAGATAAGAATGAAGATCATAGTGTCGATGAGTGCTGCAATGCTCGGTCTTCTTCCATGTACAGCATGGAAGTGCTGGATAATGAACCTGTGGACTTTGAAAACAATAGCTCACTTTGGGTACCTCCGGAACCTGAGGACGAAGAGGATGATCTTGATGGTGaacgtgatgatgatgagggggTGGATGCCACAGGAGAGTGGGGATATCAGCGCTCAACCAGCTTTGGCAGTGGGCACTGTCGAAGTAGAGATAAATCGGCCGAGGAACACAAGAAAGCCATGAAAGACATAGTTGATGGACATTTTCGTGCATTAGTTTCTCAACTTCTTCAGGCTGAAAAGGTACCATTAATTGATAAAACTGGCAAAGAGAGTTGGCTAGATATAGTTACCTCTCTGTCTTGGGAAGCTGCATCTCTTTTGAAGCCAGATACCACCAGCAAAGGTGGTCAGATGGATCCTGGTGGCTATGTTAAGGTGAAATGCTTGGCTTGTGGGCACCCAAGTGAAAG TTTCGTAGTAAAAGGAGTTGTTTGTAAGAAGAATGTTGCTCACCGGCGTATGtcatcaaaaaaagaaaagccgCAAATCCTAATTCTTGGTGGTGCACTCGAATATCAGCGTGTATCAAATTTGCTTTCAAGTTTTGATACTTTACTGCAGCAG GAAACCGATTATTTGAAAATGGCTGTTGCGAAGATCAAAGCACACCAACCGAGTGTTGTATTGGTGGAGAAATCTGTGTCTCGTTATGCTCAGGATTTATTTCTAGAGAAAAACATTTCACTAGTTCTCAATATCAAAAGGCCACTGCTGGAAAGGATATCTCGCTGCACTGGTGCTCAAATAGTTCCCTCGATTGATTATTTGTCGTCTCAGAAGCTAGGGCGTTGTGATTTATTCCATGTAGAGAAGTATGTTGAAGAGCATGGGACTGCTGGGGAAGGTGGGAAGAAAATGCTGAAGACACTCATGTTTTTTGAAGGCTGTCCCAAACCCTTTGGTTGTACA ATCTTGCTCAAAGGTGCTAATGGTGATGAGCTAAAAAAAGTGAAGCATGTGGTGCAATATGGAGTATTTGCAGCCTACCACTTGGCTCTTGAAACATCATTCCTTGTGGATGAAGGTGCAACTCTTCCAGAACTCCCACTGAAGTCACCAATCATTGTTGCTTTGCCAGATAAACCTTCCAGTGCTGATAGATCCATCTCCACAATACCTATCTTACCAATCCCTAGTGCTTCATCACCAAATAGTAGCCTGGAAGCCCTTGAGTTGAGAAATGATGATTTGACATTTAGTAGCACTAAAAGAATGGAACAGACAGCATTGGGAGTTCGTTCTGATGAAATCAATGTCCAAAATGGACACATTACCCGTTTGCTGGATGTGGCTCCTCAATCATCTATTGGTCCCTTGGTTCAGCATTCAAACATTTCATCTTGCCAATGTCCTGATTGTACTAGAGATGTGAATAGAAATATGAATTTGCAATACAGCCAACCTGGAACCACTAGACATGTGCTGGTTAATGACTTAGGTGCATTGCCTTCTGATTCTACAAATTTGCTGTCTGTTAAGAGTGACAATTCATTTGCCAAGAATTCTGAGATTGGTTACAAGGTAGAAGATATGCCAGCTGCTCCTCTCAATGTACAGATTTCTCATGATGATGACAATGCAAAGGATAATTCAGTTGCCAAAACAGATGAAATTCCAGCATCTCCTGCTGACAATCAGAGTATATTGGTTTCTTTGTCTTCTCGTTGTGTTTGGAGAGAAACTCTCTGTGAGCGGCCACACCTTCTTCGCATAAAATATTATGGTAACTTTGACAAACCTTTAGGCAGGTTTCTGCGTGACCAGCTATTTGATCAG AGCAACCTTTGTCAGTCTTGTGAGCTGCCACCAGAGGCCCATGTTTATTGCTATGTTCACCCCCAAGGCAGCTTAACAATATCAGTAAGGAAACTTTCAGTAAAGTTGCCTGGTGACAGTGAACATGATGGTCGAATTTGGATGTGGCATAGATGCTTACGCTGTCCTCGAGTTAACGGGCTTCCTCCAGCAACTAAAAGAGTAGTGATGTCTGATGCTGCCTGGGGCTTGTCTTTTGGTAAATTTTTGGAACTTAGTTTTTCAAATCATGCAGCAGCAAGTAGGGTAGCCAGCTGTGGTCATTCGCTTCACAGGGATTGCCTTCGCTTTTACGG CTTTGGTGAAATGGTTGCTTGCTTCCGATATGCGTCAATTAAGGTCCACTCTGTGTATTTACCACCATCAAAACTTGATTTTACTTCCCAGCATCAGGAATGGGTAGAACAAGAAGCAAAAGAG GTGGATGACTCAGCCGAACTTCTGTTCTCTGAAGTTCTAAATGCACTACACAAAATTTCAGGAGGAAGGCCAATTACAGGTTCTTTTGATGGCAACTTGAAGATTCTTGAGTTGAGAAGAAATATTGGAGAACTGGAAGAGATCCTGCTGGCAGAGAAGGCTGACTTTATG GAGTCACTAAAGAATCTACTGAAAAGTGATATGAGAAAAGGACAGCCCTTCATTGATATTCTTGAGGTTAACAAACTAAGGAGGCATCTATTGTTTCTGTGTTACTTGTGGGATCAACGGCTAAAATTCATTGCAAATTCAGGTGGCAAGTACTGTGATGCACTCGCTGGTTTACGGATTGGAAGTGGGAATTGTGATTTTAATGATAAATCAGTTAATGCTAGTGCAGCCCCAAAGTTAGAGAAGGGCTCAAAGGTCGTAGAAGTTCCTTCAATTGGTAAGGAAGGGCCGTTACAGCAGAGCTCTAGTCACCCACTTCATGGTGAAGACGAGGGGCTTAGCCAGGCCCATCAATCTAATGAAAATAGCCTGAGGAATGTTGAAGAGTTGAATCATGCTACCAGTGCAGATGTTAAGGATCGACTGGATAACGACGAATCCAGAATTGGGGTACGTAGGGTTGTTTCTGATGGACAATTCCCAGTTACTACTGATATTCCGGACACATTGGATGCAAAATGGAGAGGTCAGAATGGACCTGCTCCTGATTCGACTTTGGCGAAACCACTACATTCAGCTGAAGGCACAGGAGTCGATGTTAAAAGCCAAACCAAGGCTGTACCATCCCATACTCCTACTTTCACTGTCCGGTCTGGTGATGCAGGAGAAGAATTACTCAGATGGCTTAAGGTGCCATTCATGACATCAAACAGTTCCTTAAACACAACCTCTGGCTCACCACTGAGATTTGCTTCCTTGACTGAATACACTCCTAAATACGTTGAATTGTTTTGCGAGCTATCACAGAAAGGTGGAGCAAGATTTTTCCTGCCTACTGGAGCTAATGACATTGTCATCCCAGTATTTGATGATGAGCCAACAAGTGTTATTTCTTATGCACTTGTTTCACCCATGTACTGCTTCCAGTTGTCTGATGAGAGcataaaaaatagagagaaaGATTCTTCGCTTCCATTGCCTGTCTATGATTCAGGGAATTTTAACCCATTTCATTTATTTGACGAATTTGGATCCCACTATGATGTTACTTCATCAGTATCTGGAGGTAGAGGATCCGTTGCTCCTGATCAGGTGCACTTGAGTGTTTCTTTTGAAGATGGTGGGCCACTTGGGAAAGTCAAATATAATGTGACATGCTATTATGCAAACAAGTTTGAAGCACTGAGAAGGTCTTGCTGTCCATCTGAGCTTGACTTTTTGAGGTCTATCAGTCGATGCAAAAAATGGGGAGCACAAGGTGGTAAAAGCAATGTGTTTTTTGCGAAATCTTTGGATGATAGATTTATAATAAAGCAAGTTACAAAGACAGAGCTCGAATCATTCCTAAAATTTGGCACAGAATATTTTAAATATCTGTCAGAGTCCATAAGCACTGGAAGTCCTACATGCCTAGCAAAAATTTTGGGGATCTATCAG GTTACCATTAAGCATGTAAAGGGTGGCAAGGAGTCAAAGATGGATTTGCTTGTGATGGAAAATCTTTTGTTTGGACGGAATATCACCAGGCTGTACGATCTCAAGGGATCTTCAAGGTCAAGGTATAATGCAGATTCGAATGGTAGCAACAAGGTCCTTCTTGACCAGAATTTAATTGAGGCGATGCCAACTTCGCCGATTTTTGTTGGTAACAAGGCGAAGCGGCTACTGGAAAGAGCTGTGTGGAATGATACTTCTTTTCTAGCT GGAATTGATGTGATGGACTATTCCTTGCTCGTGGGAGTTGATGAGGAGAAACATGAGCTAGTCTTAGGAATTATTGATTTTATGAGGCAGTATACATGGGACAAGCACCTTGAAACATGGGTAAAATCTTCTGGCATTCTTGGCGGGCCGAAGAATGCCTCTCCAACTGTGGTTTCACCTATGCAATATAAGAAGAGGTTCAGGAAAGCCATGTCTGCTTATTTTATTGTGATTCCTGAGCAATGGATGCCTGCAATAATCAATCCAagcaaatcatcatcaaatgtTTGTGAAGAAGATTCTCAAAGGGCTTTGCAAGAATGA